A window of the Tachyglossus aculeatus isolate mTacAcu1 chromosome 2, mTacAcu1.pri, whole genome shotgun sequence genome harbors these coding sequences:
- the LOC119939204 gene encoding prolactin-inducible protein homolog: MWRLRLPVTPLWGSALLLGLCLQLTAQGPIQGRKPLSLEMIVPESVTQGQVVSVKVRVTVDLSECMAVRVQLRNYTMVDFPHGNFKYTACLCGGDVRTYFWDVSANRRMELVALAQAVWETDICTEDLAVVPVTNDYDIKSKMVEVLA, translated from the exons ATGTGGCGACTGCGGCTCCCTGTGACACCCCTGTGGGGGTCGGCTCTGCTCCTGGGGCTCTGCCTGCAACTGACGGCTCAGGGCCCTATCCAAGG GAGGAAGCCCCTGAGCTTGGAAATGATTGTGCCCGAGTCGGTGACACAGGGCCAGGTGGTCTCGGTGAAAGTGCGCGTGACCGTGGACCTGAGCGAGTGCATGGCG GTCCGCGTCCAGCTGCGGAATTACACGATGGTGGACTTCCCCCACGGGAACTTCAAGTACACGGCCTGCCTGTGCGGGGGAGACGTGCGCACCTACTTCTGGGATGTCAGCGCCAACC GCCGCATGGAGCTGGTGGCCTTGGCCCAGGCGGTCTGGGAGACGGACATCTGCACGGAGGATCTGGCCGTGGTGCCCGTCACCAATGACTACGACATCAAGTCGAAGATGGTGGAGGTCCTGGCTTGA